The proteins below come from a single Deinococcus radiodurans R1 = ATCC 13939 = DSM 20539 genomic window:
- a CDS encoding alpha/beta fold hydrolase, translated as MQRRRNRPASRRSSSKRRTLFRVLALVGVAAALVACAPALQQSQAGGAATSQLRPAVSGEQRFLTLLGFGRVGYYADTRGSGRPLILTHAVNAAASAYEVKPLWDTYAGKRPVYALEWPGFGQSDRPDATYTPELMSQALLALVAELNTDVDVVALSLGSEFAARAALQEPRIRSLVLISPSGLGQPKGPSQQATSDDGGKGLYSRLRRIDDLLYGTLRTRPSIHYFLSRSFRGPVPEEVIDYSMETSRQPGAKYAPVYFVSGRLFDRDGYQNLYRPLKTPTLVLYDQDGFVSFDRLPLFAQQPGVRAARIAGTDGLPQWEKLPEVRAALDAFWQEQ; from the coding sequence ATGCAACGCCGACGTAACCGCCCCGCTTCTCGCCGCTCCTCTTCCAAACGCCGCACTCTGTTTAGGGTCCTGGCCCTGGTCGGGGTGGCCGCCGCGCTCGTCGCCTGCGCTCCCGCTCTGCAACAGTCTCAGGCGGGCGGCGCCGCGACCTCGCAGCTTCGCCCTGCCGTCAGCGGTGAGCAGCGGTTCCTGACCCTCCTCGGTTTCGGGCGCGTGGGCTACTACGCCGATACGCGCGGCAGTGGTCGCCCGCTGATTCTGACCCACGCCGTCAACGCCGCCGCGAGCGCCTACGAAGTCAAGCCGCTGTGGGACACCTACGCGGGCAAGCGTCCGGTGTACGCGCTGGAATGGCCCGGTTTCGGCCAGAGTGACCGTCCCGACGCCACCTACACCCCCGAGCTGATGTCGCAGGCGCTGCTCGCGCTGGTGGCCGAGCTGAATACCGACGTGGATGTGGTCGCCCTGTCGCTGGGCAGCGAATTTGCCGCCCGCGCCGCCTTGCAGGAACCGCGCATCCGCAGCCTCGTCCTCATCAGCCCCAGCGGTCTGGGTCAGCCCAAGGGGCCCTCGCAGCAGGCCACCTCTGACGACGGCGGCAAGGGCCTGTACAGCCGTCTGCGCCGCATTGACGACCTGCTCTACGGCACGTTGCGGACCCGGCCCAGCATCCACTACTTCCTCAGCCGCAGCTTCCGGGGGCCGGTGCCCGAAGAAGTCATCGACTACAGCATGGAAACGAGCCGGCAGCCGGGCGCCAAGTACGCGCCGGTGTACTTCGTGAGTGGCCGCCTCTTCGACCGCGACGGCTATCAGAACCTGTACCGCCCGCTCAAGACGCCCACGCTGGTGCTGTACGACCAAGACGGCTTCGTTTCGTTTGACCGCCTGCCGCTGTTTGCCCAGCAGCCGGGCGTGCGGGCCGCGCGTATCGCCGGTACCGACGGCCTGCCGCAGTGGGAAAAGCTGCCCGAGGTCAGGGCCGCCCTCGACGCCTTCTGGCAGGAGCAGTAA
- a CDS encoding TerD family protein — translation MIQHLQKGQRLPLAQVLSGTQLTLQTELAGMGEVDISVFGLDEQRKLSDERYFIFYNQTSSPEGAIRLDLNQQTFTLDLERMPLGIHRLLLAATSDDQTFADLGSGTSRVMDGQGGEVVFELTPGMFSTEQAVMLLELYRHQGAWRVAGVAQGFSGGLAALLQSFGGEVAEDAPLIGATVPAAPAVDWEATLSTLTTLFGQPAPTGPEVWLPLTSAPLDPWRERNSCQRCGRKPGLGARLNAQGLCKSCAQEEAASLQNFRTRFLAACADGILELREWEDLQRTVDRERLDARAALEFVRPEALSLLERTLAIAQSDGAVSEQEEEVFERLVGLLQMPDPMVRPLRARVAELRTVSRLRQGHLSTIDSTLILDAGEVAHLEMPATFRHVTATRTRDITGRIVLTNRQLHFVGSGEGGWNIQYGKVLRVEQRPDGINLELGVKKGSGTYHDVPQPLILAATLEALVRIHKRLLLMPQGEKASRSIPQKVKLEVWQRDQGQCVECGDTNYLEFDHVIPHSLGGASSVGNLQLLCRRCNLAKSNRI, via the coding sequence GTGATTCAGCATCTTCAGAAAGGTCAGCGCCTTCCGCTCGCGCAGGTGCTCAGCGGCACGCAGCTCACGCTTCAGACAGAGCTGGCGGGCATGGGAGAAGTCGATATCAGTGTCTTCGGCCTGGACGAGCAGCGCAAGCTCTCCGACGAGCGGTATTTCATCTTCTACAACCAGACCAGCAGCCCGGAAGGGGCCATTCGCCTGGACCTCAATCAGCAGACATTTACCCTGGACCTGGAACGGATGCCGCTGGGAATTCACCGTCTGCTGCTGGCCGCGACCAGTGACGACCAGACCTTTGCCGACCTGGGCAGCGGCACCAGCCGGGTGATGGACGGTCAGGGCGGCGAAGTCGTCTTTGAGCTCACGCCGGGCATGTTCAGCACCGAGCAGGCCGTCATGTTGCTGGAACTGTACCGTCACCAGGGGGCGTGGCGGGTGGCGGGCGTGGCTCAGGGCTTCAGCGGCGGACTGGCGGCCCTGCTGCAATCGTTCGGCGGCGAAGTGGCCGAAGACGCGCCGCTTATAGGGGCGACAGTTCCAGCGGCCCCGGCGGTGGACTGGGAAGCAACCCTTTCCACCCTCACCACCCTTTTCGGTCAGCCCGCCCCGACCGGACCCGAAGTGTGGTTGCCGCTGACCTCCGCGCCGCTGGACCCCTGGCGGGAGCGCAATAGTTGCCAACGCTGCGGGCGAAAACCGGGACTGGGCGCCCGACTCAATGCCCAGGGCCTGTGCAAGTCCTGTGCACAGGAGGAAGCGGCGAGCTTACAGAACTTCCGCACGCGCTTTCTGGCGGCCTGTGCGGACGGAATTCTGGAGCTGCGCGAATGGGAAGATTTGCAGCGCACCGTTGACCGCGAACGCCTGGACGCCAGAGCGGCTCTGGAGTTCGTGCGCCCGGAAGCGCTCTCCCTGCTGGAACGCACGCTGGCCATTGCACAGTCCGATGGAGCGGTCAGCGAGCAGGAGGAAGAGGTGTTCGAGCGCTTGGTCGGACTGCTGCAAATGCCGGACCCGATGGTGCGTCCGCTGCGCGCCCGAGTGGCCGAACTGCGGACCGTCAGCCGCCTGCGGCAAGGCCACCTGTCGACCATCGACAGCACCCTGATTCTGGACGCGGGCGAGGTGGCGCACCTCGAAATGCCGGCGACTTTCCGACACGTCACCGCCACCCGGACCCGAGACATCACAGGGCGAATCGTCCTTACCAACCGCCAACTTCACTTCGTGGGCAGCGGTGAAGGGGGCTGGAATATCCAGTACGGTAAGGTGCTCCGCGTCGAACAGCGACCAGATGGCATCAATCTGGAACTGGGCGTGAAAAAAGGCAGCGGCACCTACCATGACGTGCCTCAGCCGCTCATCCTGGCCGCGACGCTCGAAGCCCTGGTACGTATTCACAAGCGCCTGCTGCTGATGCCGCAGGGCGAGAAGGCCAGCCGCAGCATTCCACAGAAGGTGAAACTGGAGGTGTGGCAGCGCGATCAGGGCCAATGTGTGGAGTGCGGCGACACCAATTATCTGGAGTTTGACCACGTGATTCCCCACAGCCTTGGCGGGGCGAGCAGCGTCGGCAACCTGCAACTGCTCTGCCGACGCTGCAACCTGGCCAAGAGCAACCGAATCTAG
- a CDS encoding MDR family MFS transporter: protein MTQAPTPRPAADPAHYINYAELLDLRTKKFIVFGVLLALFLSALDQTIVSAALPRIVSELNGLNLYSWVTTAYLLSSAALVPIYGKLSDLYGRKPVLVFGIVVFLIGSALCGLSGEPFLGNLFGSPMMQLVVFRGLQGIGAAALATVAFAIVADLFEPRERAKYQGLFGAVFGLSSVVGPLLGGFLTDQLSWRWVFYVNVPIGLVALAVIFARMPRLASGLRGSVDYLGAVLIVIFTVPLLLALTWGADGTAGWTDAKMLGLFGTSLAALLAFIFWERRHESPIVPLTLFADPTIAWTMTSRFLLGAGFLGAVLFLTLYLVNVAGFSATGAGLATLPLTLGFVIGAQGSGLLAARSGHYKSLLVGAYVVAVLAFWWLSTVQVDTPYGLLAARMFLVGLGLGPSVSLFTLAAQNAVAPYQIGVVTSVGTFFQQLGGTIGIALFGAILTSSLSSQLSTNLAAVVRDAPPQLQAQLQQFSPQGGARRSQGSFDVQKTKAQAAASVASAFDRQTAIIEAAVRSGDPARLSALQSDTRLSPEVRANLGRIPAAAIRSPQGQEQVISGLRRGIQPARQAAIRQTKDTIDAVGFAIRTSFAHAIAQIFRAGIGVMVLALLAVLMLPDRRLDLRRPAPAAPPVSEGPPSEG from the coding sequence ATGACCCAAGCGCCCACCCCGCGTCCCGCTGCTGACCCGGCCCACTACATCAACTACGCCGAGCTGCTCGACCTGCGGACCAAGAAGTTCATCGTCTTCGGCGTACTGCTGGCGCTCTTTCTCAGTGCCCTCGACCAGACCATCGTCTCGGCGGCGTTGCCCCGCATCGTCAGCGAACTCAACGGCCTGAACCTGTATTCGTGGGTGACGACCGCCTACCTGCTCTCAAGCGCCGCGCTGGTACCCATCTACGGCAAACTCTCCGACCTCTACGGGCGCAAGCCGGTGCTGGTGTTTGGCATCGTGGTGTTTTTGATCGGTAGCGCCCTGTGCGGTCTGAGCGGCGAACCCTTTCTCGGCAACCTCTTCGGCAGCCCGATGATGCAACTCGTCGTGTTTCGCGGGCTGCAAGGCATCGGCGCGGCGGCGCTCGCCACCGTCGCGTTCGCCATCGTCGCCGACCTTTTCGAGCCGCGTGAGCGGGCCAAATACCAGGGTCTCTTCGGCGCCGTATTCGGCCTTTCGAGTGTGGTCGGGCCACTGCTCGGCGGCTTTTTGACCGACCAGTTGTCGTGGCGCTGGGTGTTCTATGTCAACGTGCCCATCGGCCTCGTCGCGCTCGCCGTCATCTTTGCCAGGATGCCCCGGCTCGCCAGCGGGCTGAGGGGCTCGGTGGATTATCTGGGCGCCGTGCTTATCGTCATCTTTACCGTGCCGCTGCTGCTCGCGCTCACCTGGGGCGCCGACGGCACGGCGGGCTGGACCGACGCGAAGATGCTCGGCTTGTTCGGCACCTCGCTCGCCGCGCTGCTGGCCTTCATCTTCTGGGAGCGGCGGCATGAGAGCCCCATCGTGCCACTGACGCTCTTTGCCGACCCGACCATCGCCTGGACGATGACCTCGCGCTTTTTGCTGGGGGCTGGGTTCCTCGGCGCGGTGCTGTTTCTGACGCTGTATCTGGTCAACGTGGCGGGCTTCAGCGCGACCGGCGCCGGGCTCGCCACGCTGCCGCTGACGCTGGGCTTCGTCATCGGTGCCCAGGGATCGGGCCTGCTCGCCGCCCGCAGCGGACACTACAAGTCGCTGCTCGTCGGCGCGTATGTGGTGGCGGTGCTCGCCTTCTGGTGGCTCTCCACGGTGCAGGTGGACACGCCCTACGGCCTGCTTGCCGCGCGCATGTTCCTGGTGGGCCTGGGGCTGGGGCCGTCGGTGTCGCTCTTTACGCTCGCCGCCCAGAACGCGGTGGCGCCTTATCAAATAGGGGTGGTGACCTCGGTGGGCACCTTTTTCCAGCAGCTCGGCGGAACCATCGGCATTGCCCTCTTCGGCGCCATTTTGACCAGCAGCCTCAGCAGCCAGCTCAGCACCAACCTGGCCGCCGTGGTTCGCGACGCGCCGCCGCAGCTTCAGGCGCAGCTCCAGCAGTTCAGTCCGCAGGGCGGGGCGCGGCGCTCGCAGGGCAGCTTCGACGTGCAAAAGACCAAAGCCCAGGCCGCAGCCAGCGTCGCCAGCGCCTTTGACCGGCAGACGGCCATCATTGAAGCCGCCGTGCGGAGCGGTGACCCGGCGCGCCTGAGTGCCTTGCAGAGTGATACTCGCCTGAGCCCCGAGGTGCGCGCCAACCTAGGCCGCATTCCCGCCGCGGCCATTCGCTCGCCGCAGGGCCAGGAGCAGGTCATCAGCGGCCTGCGCCGGGGGATACAGCCCGCCCGGCAGGCCGCCATCCGGCAAACCAAAGACACCATTGACGCGGTGGGCTTCGCCATTCGCACCAGTTTCGCCCACGCCATCGCGCAGATTTTCCGCGCCGGCATCGGGGTGATGGTGCTCGCGCTGCTCGCGGTGCTGATGCTGCCTGACCGCCGCCTCGACCTGCGCCGCCCGGCTCCGGCAGCTCCACCCGTCAGCGAGGGGCCGCCCAGCGAGGGCTGA
- a CDS encoding PadR family transcriptional regulator translates to MSPESSSLPPLPEDERVLLLLGLLTEQDRHGYEINDFIEHTLHNVIRLNKATAYQLLDRLEQHGLVASRLEQHGQRPNRKVYHLTPGGQDKFQAMLAAQLAAEEPLILTGNVPVMFSEHLPRPEALAALRTRLQELEQRLAAYEAMRLPCTAGVGLALDRIYHLTRADRDWLAGVVARMAKEEETAEMTQGETPPMDE, encoded by the coding sequence ATGTCACCCGAATCTTCATCCCTTCCCCCGCTGCCGGAAGACGAACGTGTGCTGCTGCTGCTCGGGTTGCTGACCGAACAGGACCGGCACGGTTATGAGATCAACGACTTTATCGAGCATACCCTGCACAACGTCATCCGGCTCAACAAGGCGACGGCCTATCAACTGCTCGACCGGCTGGAGCAGCACGGGCTGGTCGCGAGCCGCCTGGAGCAGCACGGCCAGCGGCCCAACCGCAAGGTCTACCACCTGACCCCGGGCGGCCAGGACAAGTTTCAGGCCATGCTCGCCGCTCAGCTCGCCGCCGAGGAACCCCTCATCCTGACCGGCAATGTCCCGGTGATGTTCAGCGAGCATCTGCCCCGGCCTGAGGCCCTGGCCGCGCTGCGGACCCGTTTGCAGGAACTGGAGCAGCGTCTGGCCGCCTACGAAGCCATGCGCCTGCCCTGCACGGCGGGGGTCGGGTTGGCCCTGGACCGTATCTACCACCTCACCCGCGCCGACCGCGACTGGCTGGCGGGCGTGGTGGCGCGTATGGCGAAGGAAGAAGAGACGGCTGAGATGACCCAGGGCGAGACACCTCCGATGGACGAGTAA